The following coding sequences are from one Methanohalophilus halophilus window:
- a CDS encoding IMPACT family protein codes for MSLIKTIHSNGSAIKEFKKSRFIGNAFPVTDEIEAKTFVEEIQQRYPDANHNVFAYRLTGDGNLIMKYDDDGEPSGSSGKPVFKVLELKGLDNVVVIVTRYFGGIKLGFGGLSRAYKQTAIEAIDDGGIVEKRPTQEMKIVVDYGNMQFVKHMLGNCAIILDEHYSDVVEIVVAVAEDKIDELEKLINEKIPDTQITRF; via the coding sequence ATGTCTCTTATAAAAACGATACATAGCAATGGATCAGCGATAAAAGAATTTAAAAAATCCAGATTCATAGGCAATGCATTTCCAGTTACAGATGAAATTGAAGCAAAGACTTTTGTGGAAGAGATCCAACAAAGATATCCCGACGCAAACCATAATGTATTTGCATATCGTCTCACGGGTGACGGAAACCTGATTATGAAATATGATGATGACGGAGAACCTTCGGGAAGCTCTGGCAAACCTGTTTTCAAAGTCCTTGAATTGAAGGGACTTGATAATGTTGTAGTGATAGTAACCCGTTATTTTGGTGGAATCAAACTTGGCTTTGGAGGACTATCCCGTGCTTACAAACAAACCGCTATTGAGGCCATAGATGACGGCGGTATTGTTGAGAAGAGACCCACACAGGAAATGAAAATTGTAGTGGACTACGGCAATATGCAATTTGTAAAACATATGCTTGGAAATTGTGCCATAATCCTGGATGAACACTATTCTGACGTGGTGGAAATAGTAGTTGCTGTTGCAGAAGACAAAATTGATGAATTGGAAAAACTGATTAATGAGAAAATTCCAGACACTCAGATAACCCGGTTTTAA
- a CDS encoding MATE family efflux transporter, whose translation MPHERNIMLAQENIGSLIVKLAAPAIVGLVVQALYNLVDTIFIGRGLGEDSVLGIAGLSVAFPVQMLMLAIALGVGVGGASIISRSLGSKKQQVAEKTVGNMATMVTVASLLFTVVGLVFMEELLTLFGASAEVMPYAADYTYYILLGTVFFTFSAAMNNSIRAEGNTSFAMLIMVISSVANILLDPLFIFEFGMGVKGAAIATVISQIIGTIMVFYYYASGKATVPFSLTSLRPDMSIVNESTYIGMSEFLFNVVESGLFLIFNQSLLYYGGDVAIAVFGIIIKVFMLTLMPVIGIKQGIQPIFGFNYGANQMQRVKRTISLSTYLATGLSLIFAIVVFIIPEQIIGVFSNDPVLIGMGVPAIKICYIMMPFIGAQIVATALLQSLGKSKESLFVTLSRQLIFLPPLLIILPMFFGLTGIWLSLPVSDFLAFMVAVIFLHRESKKLDV comes from the coding sequence ATGCCCCATGAACGCAACATAATGCTGGCACAGGAGAACATTGGCAGCCTGATCGTAAAACTGGCAGCCCCGGCTATAGTCGGTCTTGTAGTCCAGGCCCTATATAATCTGGTTGATACTATTTTCATCGGCCGCGGCCTTGGCGAAGATAGTGTTCTGGGGATTGCCGGTCTTTCAGTGGCATTCCCGGTACAAATGCTGATGTTGGCAATTGCGCTTGGTGTGGGAGTTGGGGGAGCATCAATTATCTCCAGGTCCCTGGGTAGCAAAAAGCAGCAGGTTGCAGAAAAGACTGTGGGCAACATGGCCACCATGGTAACAGTTGCAAGCCTGCTATTCACGGTTGTAGGCTTGGTATTTATGGAAGAGTTGCTCACCCTCTTTGGTGCCTCTGCTGAAGTGATGCCCTACGCTGCAGACTATACATATTACATCCTCCTTGGAACGGTCTTTTTCACCTTTTCAGCTGCCATGAACAACTCAATCCGTGCCGAAGGAAACACATCATTTGCAATGCTTATCATGGTCATATCCAGTGTTGCCAACATTTTGCTCGACCCTCTTTTTATATTTGAATTTGGAATGGGCGTAAAAGGTGCAGCTATTGCAACAGTGATCTCGCAGATAATAGGCACTATAATGGTATTCTATTATTACGCCTCCGGAAAAGCCACAGTTCCATTCAGTTTAACCTCCCTGCGCCCTGACATGTCAATAGTAAACGAATCAACATACATCGGTATGTCAGAATTTCTTTTTAATGTGGTGGAAAGCGGTCTTTTCCTCATTTTTAACCAGAGCTTACTCTACTATGGCGGCGATGTTGCAATTGCTGTATTTGGCATTATAATCAAGGTATTCATGCTAACCCTGATGCCGGTTATAGGTATTAAACAGGGGATCCAACCAATCTTTGGTTTCAACTACGGGGCAAACCAGATGCAGCGCGTGAAGAGGACGATTTCCCTTTCTACCTACCTGGCCACAGGGCTCAGTCTGATCTTTGCAATAGTCGTTTTTATCATACCCGAGCAAATCATAGGTGTTTTCAGCAATGACCCGGTTCTTATAGGGATGGGCGTGCCCGCAATCAAGATATGTTACATAATGATGCCCTTTATAGGAGCACAGATTGTAGCAACAGCCCTTCTACAATCACTGGGTAAATCCAAGGAATCCCTGTTTGTGACTCTTTCACGACAGTTGATCTTCCTGCCACCCTTATTGATCATACTCCCCATGTTTTTCGGCCTGACCGGTATATGGTTATCTCTGCCAGTTTCAGATTTTCTTGCATTCATGGTGGCTGTAATCTTCCTGCACAGGGAATCAAAAAAATTGGATGTTTGA
- a CDS encoding amylo-alpha-1,6-glucosidase codes for MPLIPEHEQSYKNGISREWIVTNGLGGYASSTIIGANTRKYHGLLVASLNSPVERKVILSNLDEELEVRGKTYRLATHKYPKTIHPEGFLYLENYSTDPVPTFDYSTGGVKLKKQVFMLHGLNTTIIRYHISAETSNTIFRIFPLVTYRDFHHVKRSKNFQFRQSTRDGKLVIRNGEEKFEMFCKMEYNPKSYWYYNFEYDMDRKRGLAFQEDLFNPGYFETPVHCSGNIFDFVVSTPEIPSNIDVEEEFQKELSRRRGLCSPVGTANPFVKKLVLSADSFIVERKSTSSESVIAGYHWFADWGRDAMISLEGLTLVTGRYDKARQILSTFSKYCFKGLIPNYFPDRQDGDAGYNTVDASLWFVHAVGRYFAYTKDQAFVSNIWPVISDIIENYRKGTINNIHMDSDGLITHGPQLTWMDAKIGSLNVTPREGKACEINALWYNALCTVTWLAKSIDVPSSDYKQLAHQIKENFAKKYWNADKLCLYDCIFPENPEIKDASVRPNQIFAISLPFPVLSEDKAFYVLQKVAEDLFTPYGLRTLSKADSKYVGKYEGDAVSRDKAYHNGTVWPWLFGFFISGYLKVHGNSENNRQYCRTLLLRFTGHFNEAGIGTVSEVFDGDPPHNPGGCISQAWSVAEILRAYAEVMTGTPP; via the coding sequence ATGCCACTCATTCCCGAACATGAACAAAGTTACAAAAATGGAATATCCAGAGAATGGATTGTCACCAACGGTCTGGGTGGCTATGCCTCATCCACTATAATAGGTGCAAATACAAGGAAATATCATGGCCTTCTGGTGGCTTCCCTCAATTCACCTGTGGAACGCAAAGTTATACTGTCTAACCTCGATGAGGAACTGGAAGTCAGAGGAAAGACATACCGTCTTGCCACTCATAAATACCCAAAAACAATCCATCCTGAAGGATTCCTGTATCTGGAAAACTACTCCACTGATCCAGTGCCCACCTTTGACTATTCTACTGGGGGAGTGAAACTGAAAAAGCAGGTCTTCATGTTACATGGCCTGAATACCACTATAATAAGATATCACATAAGCGCTGAAACAAGTAATACCATTTTCAGGATTTTTCCTCTTGTAACCTACCGGGACTTCCATCATGTAAAACGCTCAAAAAATTTCCAATTCAGGCAGTCAACAAGAGATGGAAAGCTTGTAATCAGGAATGGGGAGGAAAAATTTGAAATGTTTTGCAAGATGGAGTACAACCCGAAATCTTACTGGTATTACAATTTTGAATACGATATGGACAGGAAGAGAGGTCTGGCCTTTCAGGAAGACCTATTTAATCCTGGCTATTTTGAAACCCCTGTACATTGTTCAGGAAATATTTTTGATTTTGTTGTATCCACTCCTGAAATTCCCTCAAATATCGATGTTGAGGAAGAATTCCAGAAAGAACTTTCGAGAAGAAGGGGACTTTGTTCCCCGGTTGGTACTGCTAATCCTTTCGTAAAGAAACTTGTTCTATCTGCCGATTCTTTTATTGTGGAAAGAAAATCTACCTCATCCGAGTCGGTAATTGCAGGCTATCACTGGTTTGCTGACTGGGGCCGGGATGCGATGATCTCCCTTGAAGGGCTTACACTTGTTACAGGCAGATATGACAAAGCCCGTCAGATACTTTCAACTTTTTCAAAATATTGCTTCAAGGGTTTGATTCCCAACTATTTCCCGGATAGACAAGATGGTGATGCAGGTTATAATACAGTTGATGCTTCTTTATGGTTTGTCCATGCAGTTGGAAGATATTTTGCCTACACAAAAGATCAGGCTTTTGTCAGCAATATCTGGCCTGTAATTTCTGACATTATTGAAAATTACAGGAAAGGAACTATAAACAATATTCATATGGATTCTGACGGGTTGATTACCCATGGACCTCAGCTTACGTGGATGGATGCAAAAATTGGTAGTTTAAATGTGACTCCCCGGGAAGGTAAAGCCTGTGAAATTAATGCTTTATGGTACAATGCTCTCTGTACAGTTACCTGGCTTGCAAAATCAATTGATGTTCCCTCTTCAGACTATAAGCAGTTAGCTCATCAAATAAAGGAAAACTTTGCCAAAAAATACTGGAACGCCGACAAATTATGCCTTTATGATTGTATTTTCCCAGAGAATCCAGAAATAAAAGATGCATCTGTAAGACCAAACCAGATATTTGCAATTTCCCTGCCATTTCCCGTACTTTCTGAAGATAAAGCATTCTATGTACTCCAAAAAGTAGCAGAGGATTTATTCACACCTTATGGCCTGCGCACCCTTTCAAAGGCTGACAGTAAATATGTGGGAAAATATGAAGGAGATGCAGTAAGTAGGGATAAGGCCTATCATAATGGGACAGTGTGGCCATGGCTGTTTGGTTTTTTCATCAGTGGTTATTTGAAAGTACATGGAAACTCTGAGAATAACAGACAATATTGCCGCACTCTTTTACTTCGATTTACCGGGCATTTTAATGAAGCAGGTATTGGTACCGTGTCTGAAGTTTTTGATGGCGACCCTCCACATAATCCCGGTGGTTGTATTTCACAGGCATGGAGTGTAGCGGAAATATTACGGGCATATGCGGAAGTTATGACGGGAACTCCTCCCTGA
- a CDS encoding ammonium transporter: MPIDTGDTAFIIICTAMVMLMAPAVGLFYGGMVRSKNLISMITLAFVAFAIVTIQWVTVGYSLAFGSDIAGLIGGLDYLFLEGIGTGGDGIPDLLFMVFQLVFAGVTLTIVTSGVAERIKLSSFIVFGVLWTTLIYDPLAHWAWGGGWAASFGALDFAGGTVVHISSGFAALALALVIGNRTGFGKYSLEPSNIPTTLLGGALLWFGWFAFNAGSALAADGVAVNALVATNIAAASGALSWMVASWVFGKPSSLGLISGAIAGLVAITPACGFVEPIAAIPIGLFAGLVCYGGLILRMRMNLDESLDAWAVHGLGGAWGAVATGIFASATIGGVNGLLYGNPAQLLIQMADVVAVILYAFVATFAIAKIIDMTIGLRVSEEEEYVGLDIAQHGESTSM, from the coding sequence ATGCCAATTGACACGGGCGATACAGCTTTTATCATAATTTGCACTGCTATGGTGATGTTAATGGCTCCTGCTGTGGGTCTTTTTTATGGCGGTATGGTTCGATCTAAAAATTTGATTTCGATGATAACCCTGGCCTTTGTGGCTTTTGCAATAGTCACGATTCAATGGGTTACTGTCGGATATTCACTTGCCTTTGGAAGTGATATTGCGGGTTTGATCGGTGGTCTTGACTACCTCTTCCTTGAAGGGATTGGAACGGGAGGGGATGGAATACCAGACCTCCTTTTCATGGTATTCCAGCTCGTCTTTGCAGGTGTTACACTCACAATTGTAACTTCTGGTGTGGCCGAAAGGATAAAGCTTAGTTCATTCATCGTTTTCGGTGTACTCTGGACCACTCTTATCTACGATCCACTGGCTCACTGGGCCTGGGGTGGTGGTTGGGCTGCAAGTTTTGGAGCTCTTGATTTTGCAGGAGGGACTGTTGTACACATTAGTTCCGGTTTTGCTGCTCTTGCACTGGCACTTGTGATTGGCAACCGTACAGGTTTCGGTAAATATTCTCTGGAGCCTTCCAACATACCCACGACCTTGCTGGGGGGTGCCTTGCTCTGGTTTGGATGGTTCGCTTTTAATGCTGGTAGCGCACTTGCAGCAGATGGTGTTGCAGTAAATGCGCTTGTGGCAACCAACATTGCCGCTGCTTCGGGTGCCCTTTCCTGGATGGTCGCATCATGGGTATTTGGTAAGCCCAGCTCTTTAGGATTGATCAGTGGAGCAATTGCAGGTCTTGTTGCAATAACTCCTGCATGTGGGTTTGTAGAACCAATTGCAGCAATTCCAATTGGCCTTTTTGCAGGGCTTGTCTGCTATGGCGGCCTTATCCTGCGTATGCGCATGAATCTTGATGAAAGTCTGGATGCGTGGGCAGTACACGGTCTCGGGGGTGCCTGGGGAGCAGTTGCTACAGGGATTTTTGCATCCGCAACAATTGGCGGAGTGAATGGACTGCTTTATGGAAACCCTGCTCAGTTGCTAATTCAGATGGCAGATGTAGTAGCTGTAATTTTGTACGCCTTCGTAGCAACTTTTGCTATTGCAAAAATAATAGACATGACAATTGGGTTGCGTGTTTCAGAGGAAGAAGAGTATGTTGGTCTCGATATTGCACAGCACGGCGAGTCAACAAGTATGTGA
- a CDS encoding transcriptional regulator protein, with the protein MYMTRINESDEEMIEAFRGLGVSRNLATTIAYLKNVDEASSLDIEMNTGLRQPEVSVAMRSMRKNNWIEESSKKLNGKGRPTKIYSLAAPLNKIVRHFEEKVKEENDARLTLVKRLRSLSKD; encoded by the coding sequence ATGTACATGACAAGAATAAACGAGTCAGATGAAGAGATGATAGAAGCATTTAGAGGCCTTGGAGTTTCAAGAAACCTGGCAACTACTATTGCTTACTTAAAAAATGTTGACGAAGCTTCATCTCTGGATATTGAGATGAATACAGGATTGCGACAACCTGAAGTAAGTGTTGCAATGCGCTCTATGAGAAAGAATAACTGGATAGAGGAAAGCAGCAAAAAACTAAACGGCAAAGGGAGGCCTACAAAGATTTACAGTCTTGCAGCTCCTCTCAACAAGATCGTCAGACATTTTGAAGAGAAAGTGAAAGAAGAGAACGATGCAAGGCTCACCCTCGTCAAGAGGCTGAGATCGCTTTCCAAAGACTAA
- a CDS encoding beta-CASP ribonuclease aCPSF1 → MVIEDILEGLKKKIEKNLPAGTTISNVEFEGPQLVVYTEEPRKFADNGNIVRTLAKNLRTRIVVRPDPKVLLGPEESIELINQTVPEDSGVTNYDFAPDVGEVIIEAEKPGLVIGKHGETLREITKKVGWTPKVVRTPPIKSRTVKNIREFMKKNHSDRKDILKTIGRKIHRECTSKDHWVRLTSLGGCREVGRSCFLLSTPESKIMIDCGVNVGSDDDMTPYLYIPEVQPLNQIDAVVITHAHLDHQGLVPLLYKYGYDGPIYCTHPTRDLMVLLELDFIDVAAKDGKRIPYESADVRNALKHSIVLEYEEVTDIAPDIKLTFHNAGHIIGSAVSHFHIGDGLHNVVITGDFKYGPTRLFNPAVNKFPRVETVITESTYGASNSMQPALKDAEKNLQRIIKETIDRQGVVLIPAFAVGRSQEVMIVIEEAIRKGIIDEVPVYLDGMIWEATAIHATYPEYLNNDLRRLIFQKGQNPFLSECFKPVDSNELRRNIIENPHPCVILSTSGMMSGGPIMEYFKAFAPNERNTLVFVGYQADGTMGRRIQKGWKEIPLSSGGKGSETVRMNMDVEIVDGFSGHSDRRQLMEYFKRMKPQPERVFTEHGDERSCIDLASSVHKRKKIETRALTNLETIRLV, encoded by the coding sequence ATGGTCATAGAAGATATCCTAGAAGGATTAAAGAAAAAAATCGAGAAGAATCTTCCGGCTGGCACTACAATTTCAAATGTAGAATTTGAGGGTCCTCAGCTTGTGGTATATACAGAAGAACCCCGAAAGTTTGCTGATAATGGAAATATCGTACGGACCCTGGCCAAAAATTTAAGGACCAGAATAGTTGTCCGTCCTGATCCAAAGGTACTTTTGGGACCGGAAGAATCTATCGAGCTTATTAATCAAACTGTTCCCGAGGATTCAGGAGTTACAAATTATGATTTTGCTCCGGATGTCGGGGAAGTGATAATTGAGGCGGAAAAACCCGGTCTTGTAATAGGCAAGCATGGGGAAACCCTTCGTGAAATAACCAAGAAGGTAGGCTGGACCCCTAAAGTTGTCAGGACTCCGCCGATAAAATCCCGTACCGTGAAAAATATACGGGAATTCATGAAAAAGAACCATTCAGATAGAAAGGATATCCTTAAAACAATCGGAAGGAAAATTCACAGGGAATGTACTTCCAAGGATCACTGGGTACGTCTTACGTCCCTTGGTGGCTGCCGTGAAGTGGGTAGGAGTTGTTTCCTGCTCTCCACTCCGGAATCCAAGATTATGATCGATTGTGGTGTCAATGTAGGTTCTGACGATGATATGACTCCTTATCTTTACATTCCTGAAGTACAGCCACTAAATCAGATTGATGCGGTAGTTATTACTCATGCACATCTTGATCATCAGGGTCTTGTACCTCTTCTCTATAAATATGGTTATGATGGGCCAATTTATTGTACTCATCCCACCAGGGACCTGATGGTTCTGCTTGAACTGGACTTTATTGACGTGGCCGCCAAAGATGGAAAACGGATCCCATACGAATCTGCGGATGTACGTAATGCACTAAAGCACAGCATCGTACTGGAATATGAAGAAGTGACTGATATTGCCCCTGACATCAAGCTTACGTTCCACAATGCAGGCCATATCATTGGATCTGCAGTTTCCCATTTCCATATAGGTGATGGTTTGCATAATGTGGTAATAACCGGTGACTTCAAGTATGGGCCGACACGTCTTTTCAATCCTGCAGTAAACAAGTTCCCCCGGGTCGAGACCGTTATTACGGAATCAACTTATGGGGCCTCTAATTCTATGCAGCCTGCATTGAAAGATGCCGAAAAGAACCTGCAAAGAATTATCAAGGAAACTATAGACCGACAGGGTGTTGTGCTTATCCCTGCATTTGCTGTGGGAAGAAGCCAGGAAGTTATGATTGTCATAGAAGAAGCTATCAGGAAAGGAATTATCGATGAGGTCCCGGTTTATCTCGATGGTATGATATGGGAGGCAACCGCCATTCACGCTACCTATCCGGAATATCTAAATAATGACCTGAGGCGCCTGATTTTCCAGAAAGGACAGAATCCATTCTTATCTGAATGTTTCAAACCCGTGGATTCCAATGAGCTAAGGAGGAATATCATTGAAAATCCACATCCATGTGTGATCCTGTCGACTTCCGGTATGATGAGTGGTGGGCCGATAATGGAATATTTCAAAGCCTTTGCACCGAATGAAAGGAATACTTTAGTGTTTGTTGGTTATCAGGCCGATGGAACTATGGGTCGTCGCATTCAGAAAGGCTGGAAGGAAATTCCCTTGTCTTCCGGAGGCAAGGGTTCAGAAACCGTGCGAATGAACATGGATGTTGAAATTGTGGATGGTTTCTCCGGCCATTCTGACCGCAGACAGCTCATGGAATATTTCAAACGCATGAAACCACAGCCAGAACGTGTTTTTACCGAGCACGGTGATGAACGCTCGTGCATAGATCTTGCAAGTTCTGTCCATAAAAGAAAGAAAATCGAAACAAGAGCTCTTACCAATCTGGAAACTATAAGACTGGTATAA
- a CDS encoding P-II family nitrogen regulator, which translates to MKKKITAIIRPEKLENVKEALEEKGFIAMTITDVKGRGAQKGIHLQYRGKKTEVDLIPKVQIDMVLDENDVLRVMSTIKKAGKTGKAGDGKIFVSPVEMVANVRDEEVMVSG; encoded by the coding sequence ATGAAAAAGAAGATTACTGCAATAATAAGGCCGGAAAAGCTAGAGAATGTAAAAGAGGCTCTTGAAGAAAAAGGATTCATTGCCATGACCATTACGGACGTTAAGGGAAGAGGGGCCCAAAAAGGCATTCATCTCCAGTACAGAGGTAAGAAAACAGAAGTTGACCTTATCCCCAAGGTACAGATTGATATGGTCCTGGATGAAAATGATGTGCTGAGAGTAATGTCTACTATAAAAAAAGCAGGCAAGACAGGTAAAGCAGGAGACGGGAAAATATTCGTCTCTCCCGTTGAGATGGTAGCAAATGTAAGGGACGAAGAAGTTATGGTATCTGGCTAA
- a CDS encoding aldo/keto reductase, whose translation MLYRTLGKTGEKVSSLGLGCMRLPIIDGDPGHIDEQRACEIIHYAIDQGINYLDTAYPYHEGKSEPLLAKALQNGYRDKVNLATKMPSWNIESREDMDRYFDEQLERLSTDYVDFYLIHTLNRDFWPKLVELGLYDFLDQIKKDGRARYVGFSFHDEISLFKEIVDAYPWDVCQIQYNYLDIDYQAGHEGLLYAASQNLGVIIMEPLRGGCLADMVPDDIMNIWDKSEVKRTPAEWGLRYIWDLAQVSMVLSGMSNLEQLKENLETANKALPHSLTERDHALIGKVREIYRDKLVVDCTGCRYCLPCPAGVQIPLNFKYLNNAMLYENIEDASRAYASHVGDQRKASNCIDCGQCAERCPQEIPIPEMLAEVTRLLEK comes from the coding sequence ATGTTATACCGTACACTTGGAAAAACAGGTGAGAAAGTTTCATCCCTTGGGCTGGGTTGTATGCGGCTGCCCATAATAGACGGCGATCCCGGACACATTGATGAGCAAAGAGCTTGCGAGATAATTCACTATGCCATTGACCAGGGCATAAATTATCTTGATACCGCATATCCCTACCATGAAGGTAAAAGTGAACCCCTACTGGCTAAAGCGTTGCAGAATGGTTACAGAGATAAAGTAAATCTCGCCACCAAAATGCCGTCATGGAACATTGAAAGCCGGGAAGACATGGATCGCTACTTTGATGAACAACTTGAAAGACTTAGTACGGATTACGTTGATTTTTATCTAATTCATACACTAAACCGGGATTTTTGGCCAAAACTTGTGGAACTTGGCCTATATGATTTCCTTGACCAAATTAAAAAAGATGGCAGAGCCCGTTATGTAGGATTTTCTTTTCACGATGAGATCTCTTTGTTCAAGGAAATCGTTGATGCCTACCCATGGGATGTCTGTCAGATCCAGTACAACTACCTTGACATCGATTATCAGGCAGGCCACGAAGGTTTACTATATGCAGCATCGCAAAACCTTGGAGTAATAATTATGGAGCCTTTGAGGGGAGGCTGCCTGGCCGATATGGTACCAGACGATATTATGAATATCTGGGACAAAAGTGAAGTCAAACGCACACCAGCAGAATGGGGATTGCGCTATATATGGGACCTTGCGCAGGTAAGTATGGTCTTAAGCGGTATGAGCAATCTCGAGCAATTGAAGGAAAATCTAGAAACAGCAAATAAGGCATTGCCACATTCCCTGACTGAAAGAGATCACGCATTGATAGGCAAGGTACGGGAAATCTATCGCGACAAACTTGTTGTTGATTGCACAGGTTGCAGATATTGCCTGCCATGTCCTGCAGGTGTGCAGATTCCCCTAAACTTCAAATATCTCAATAATGCTATGCTTTATGAAAATATAGAAGATGCAAGCAGGGCTTATGCGTCCCACGTAGGAGACCAGCGAAAGGCATCCAACTGCATAGATTGTGGACAATGTGCAGAGCGCTGTCCCCAGGAAATACCCATACCTGAAATGCTTGCAGAAGTCACAAGGTTACTGGAAAAATAA
- a CDS encoding DUF1699 family protein, translating to MKIRMLNSRNEINRLGEDEKFIHFSFRPSDIDILEILKNCPNLKAAQIPPSYMKSLSGNVPKILKMQGVELLKGDLKGTKVIKYMEVIET from the coding sequence TTGAAAATAAGAATGTTGAATTCAAGAAATGAAATTAACAGACTGGGCGAAGATGAAAAATTCATCCACTTTTCGTTCAGGCCAAGTGACATAGATATCCTGGAAATACTCAAAAATTGTCCAAATCTCAAAGCAGCCCAGATTCCGCCTTCTTACATGAAATCCCTTTCAGGAAACGTGCCAAAAATACTGAAGATGCAAGGGGTGGAATTACTTAAAGGGGATTTGAAGGGAACAAAGGTCATAAAATATATGGAAGTTATAGAAACATAA
- a CDS encoding HAD family hydrolase produces the protein MDKTAIPENLEAIISDVDGVLVDSMSFHAQAWKTSFKEAGIDIEKEEIYILEGSNHIGIIEKIFEKQGKVPTEEDMEQIHERKKELFFKNQKAYVFDGMDEIFKSLQTKFKLAVVSGSDRAIVETLMSKFYPKIFNTIIAGTDVEKGKPDPEPYLTAVERLAVQKDKCIVLENAPLGVEAAKNAGLFCIAVPTYVSADLLNKADIVVRDHRELVKYLCSLLD, from the coding sequence ATGGATAAAACTGCAATACCTGAAAACTTAGAGGCAATCATATCAGATGTCGATGGAGTGCTTGTAGATTCGATGTCATTCCATGCACAAGCCTGGAAAACTTCCTTCAAAGAAGCAGGGATAGATATAGAAAAAGAAGAAATATACATTCTCGAAGGGTCCAACCACATAGGAATTATAGAAAAAATATTTGAAAAGCAAGGAAAGGTGCCTACTGAAGAGGATATGGAGCAGATACATGAAAGGAAAAAAGAACTTTTTTTCAAAAACCAGAAGGCGTATGTATTTGATGGAATGGATGAAATTTTCAAATCCCTTCAAACAAAGTTCAAACTTGCAGTAGTCTCAGGATCCGACCGTGCCATTGTAGAAACGCTGATGAGTAAGTTCTACCCCAAAATATTCAATACAATTATTGCAGGAACAGATGTAGAGAAGGGAAAACCAGATCCCGAACCTTATTTGACTGCTGTGGAAAGGCTTGCAGTACAAAAAGATAAATGCATTGTCCTGGAAAATGCACCATTGGGAGTTGAAGCCGCAAAGAATGCAGGATTGTTTTGCATTGCAGTTCCAACCTATGTCAGCGCTGATCTTCTCAACAAGGCAGATATTGTTGTAAGAGACCACAGGGAACTTGTGAAGTACCTCTGCAGCCTCCTTGATTAA
- a CDS encoding winged helix-turn-helix domain-containing protein has protein sequence MRRGKLEIMIDILKVVQRTEATKTSIVYKANLNFNRADNYLEALIDQGLITKASNRYLITNLGAGYLQKMSDVREVLEAPTC, from the coding sequence ATGAGACGTGGTAAACTCGAAATTATGATAGACATACTTAAAGTTGTACAGAGAACAGAAGCAACAAAAACTTCTATCGTTTATAAGGCAAACCTGAATTTTAATCGTGCTGATAATTACCTTGAAGCCCTTATAGATCAGGGACTTATCACAAAGGCATCAAATCGTTACTTAATTACTAATCTGGGAGCAGGTTATCTCCAGAAAATGAGTGATGTCAGAGAGGTGTTAGAAGCACCAACCTGTTGA